A single genomic interval of Pomacea canaliculata isolate SZHN2017 linkage group LG5, ASM307304v1, whole genome shotgun sequence harbors:
- the LOC112564096 gene encoding beta-1,4-galactosyltransferase 7-like produces the protein MAKQAFLIRILLVCIAVTLGMTFYLAFTPLQEAVCTCSHEDARRITQTGSEVHPRDPETGHNAENDGHRLAVLVPFRDRFEELMEFVPHLSSFLTNQNKQHKIVILNQVDKYRFNRASLINVGYLEMKAECDHMAMHDVDLLPVNPELEYKFPEQGPYHLAAPHLHPLYHYKTFVGGILLIRNEHFEMLNGLSNRYWGWGREDDEFYVRMKKAGLQVSRPGNLTTGYKSFKHIHDKRKRPRDNYRYFDQREKTKRLDRDTGLATVNYTLDSQREITIDTYPVTILNIMLDCNIEKTPWCLRPEDHEWYLKQRDQHGEVH, from the exons ATGGCCAAGCAAGCGTTTTTGATTCGCATCCTTCTTGTCTGCATTGCAGTAACCCTTGGCATGACCTTCTATCTTGCTTTTACCCCCCTTCAAGAAGCTGTTTGTACTTGCAG TCATGAGGATGCTAGAAGAATTACCCAGACAGGGTCAGAGGTGCATCCTCGTGATCCTGAAACAGGTCACAATGCAGAAAATGATGGTCATCGCTTGGCAGTTCTGGTGCCATTCAGAGATCGGTTTGAAGAGCTGATGGAGTTTGTTCCACATCTGTCCAGTTTTCtcacaaatcaaaataagcagCATAAGATTGTTATATTGAACCAAGTGGATAAGTACAG ATTTAATAGAGCTTCTCTCATCAATGTGGGTTATCTGGAGATGAAGGCAGAATGTGACCATATGGCTATGCATGATGTTGACCTTTTACCTGTGAATCCTGAGTTGGAATACAAGTTTCCAGAGCAAGGTCCATACCACCTGGCTGCACCTCACTTGCATCCATTGTACCACTACAAAACTTTTGTTGGGGGCATTTTGCTTATCAGGAATGAGCACTTTGAAATG CTGAATGGTCTTTCAAACCGCTACTGGGGATGGGGCCGAGAGGATGATGAATTTTATGTTCGTATGAAAAAAGCAGGATTACAA GTCAGCCGTCCTGGAAACCTTACAACAGGATACAAGTCTTTCAAGCATATTCATGACAAGCGAAAGCGACCTAGAGATAATTATCGTTATTTTGATCAAAGGGAG AAAACTAAGCGGTTAGACCGTGATACTGGGTTGGCTACAGTGAACTATACATTAGACAGCCAACGAGAAATAACGATAGACACTTATCCTGTCACCATACTCAACATAATGCTGGACTGTAACATAGAAAAGACACCTTGGTGTCTGAGACCTGAAGATCATGAATGGTATTTGAAACAGAGAGACCAACATGGAGAAGTTCACTGA